tgcagagggaattGGTGGGGAGCTCCGAGAACGACTCGTGTTTTCCACTTCAACCCCATCCAGGTCATTGTCAGTGAAATCCCTGTGGGGAAACACAGAGAGCCTTGCCACCACCTGCTGAGCAGAGAGATGCAGGCAGGAGAAAGGGTGACTGGGATTAAAACCCATCAACAAATAAAGCAATGGGACTGTAGAGACATCACTAGAATGaatgtccctccctccctgctctcagaGCCTGGTTTAGACTCTGCCCTGAGGAGGTGACCTCAGGTAAGTGTGGCCAAGACCAGCCCATGATAAACCAAAATGGGCTCTCCAGCTTCCTAAAAAGCTCTGCCCCCAGTTGTGTGAGCTTCAGCCTGTTCCAAAGGGAATAAATCCATGAACAAACACCCAGGGAACACCCAGTTTCACGGAATGACTGCGGTGGGTCCTTACTGTGCCAGCAAAGAGCAAGTGATGAGAATCTATTTTCCCACCCTGGGGAGATTTAAGatttcagatattttcctgtgttgcatcagaattaaaaaaaaaaaaaaaattaagccttCATCTGATGTTTTTAATTGATTCAGCttcaatatttcattttgaccTATTAAGAGATTTCCGTTTCAAGCTTTTTGAAAAGGTGTATTCTGAAAAGTACCGTCTGTAATTAGCATACATTTCAAAGGGAAGAATTTGCCTCAAAGGGAAATTAATTCAGGTTCCAAACCACCAGAAATAAGTGcatttttgaatttaaaaatcttcCTTCCCAAAACCTCATCAAACTGAGTTCTTTCACCGAAGTCAGCTCTgaatccctgtccccagcctttTGTGGATGCATTTGATTGAAACAGAACTACTTTTGACACACAGAAAAGGACAAGAAAGTCCACAGTTCTTTTATCTTCCCTCCCCACACCAAGTGAGTGTTTGTGCTCTGAGAACACCCCGTGCATCCCTCCATCCTCCCACCCCAGAAACCTTCTGGAGAAGAAAGCGCAGTCTGTTAAGCGGAGGTGCTTTGCAGCAGGAATCTTCACTGGGAGGTTAATATTACTAATTTTAGTGTGAGAATATTCCACGCACGTGGCTCCAGGGTGGAGGACGTACTTCTTCCTTCCTAGACGAGTCTGCTGAGTGAAGTAGTCATAACGCTCTGATTTTTTCCACATGTAATAATACTCCACGCACTCGCCCACCGACCGCGTGCGGACCTGAGGAGAAACACCCCAGTCAGGACAGCCCACCCCCATCCAGCTGCATCTCCTGGAGCAAGGAGCTATTTTCCCATTTaaccagcacagaaaattaGAAGTGCATCACAGTGATTTACATTGCTATGGACACATTGCTGCAGAACAGAAGCACGTACTGAGGTTTCCGAGGTGGCCAGAGAAAGAACtccccacagcacacagctgctgtCACAGACCCCTGTGGGCCACACACACTCGTGCAGGACTTTCCtgtgcttccagcagcagcacacttAGCAGAGAGAGCAAACCTGCATCCATTGTCACTGGCCAGCGTCAACATGCCTACAATAAACCAGTGGTAGAACTGGACTCTCTGGTTCTGCcaactcccagcacagcagcatgtCCCGGGGCCCAGCTCTCCCTACAACAGCATCTGCCATTCTAGAGGACCCCAGGGGACTTTACGAAACATCCACATGCTCAACTCACTCATTCACAGAAGTACTGCAAGGGCTGAGAGTTTGGAAAGAACTTTTGAGACTCCAGAAAGGGCTAATCAGTAATTAACTGACATCACTCATGCAGGTCAGTGGTGTTTGTGACTTCTCCCACCTGGAAAataaggcagagcagggcagtgaacAGCCCATCACCTGCTGGCATGAGTCAACACAAAGCCTGGGATTGGAACTTGGCCATCCTGAACTCCCTGTGTCAGCCCAGGCCCAAAGCACACCTGTGGTGCCCAAGcacctgctccttcccctgctcctcacctgggGGGAGCAGCCTTACCTTGTTGGCTTGGATAAGGTGAAAGTTTTTCCCATGGACCCTAAAGCCATGTTCAAAATTTCTACATTCTTCCTCGCTCCAGGCACAAAGCTCATCTGTAGCAGAAAGAAAGAGTTGGGGGAGATGTGCAGAATCTAGAAGGAGTTTCATGTGCCATGATGAACTCCTGTAAGGGGGGGGTCCTCACCTCTGATAACCTTCACGTTGAACCGTAACCTCCGCAGTGCCTCTTCTGCATTGAAGTTGCATTTCACCAGCTCATACAAAGCCtgggaaacagaaggaaatcaCTGCCAGCATGCACCTGAGCAACACACCACAAACCAGCCCGCTCATGACTCACATTTGTCTCGTAAAACTTCCATTTCCCAGGAGCCACCTTGCTGCTAACCCCAGCCTGACCACCAGCAGAGGTTACCCCACATTTTTAAGGCATTGGATTACAAACCCTGGCACTCAACAGATGCAATCCCACCAGAATCTAACCTGGCTAGCTTGAAGtaaacacagctgctctgaaatggCTGATCTGCTGACTTTCCCAGTGTTCCCAATGGGAAGGTAACCTACCTTcccagagcacacctgggcacacaccctAATAGGAATGTGCCCCTTGTTGATGGAGTGAGAAACTATCCTCTGTCCCCTTAAACAGGAAATAATCTCAGAAGTTTCTCTCTTCAATTAGGTGAAAAGACATCTCATAGGACTTGGGGGACTTCACttcaaacttaaggatagcaattggacagaagccaaaaagtccCTCCTAAGCAacttactagaaaaagaagagaacaaagaaactaatggcttttgtgaggtgttttaccagggaCAAGAACCTCTTGCCCTGGcttggtttttctctgtaaagagttttgttattttgccttttattaaaacctttttatttccAACACTACCagagaagccatcctgctgattttatgccttctaaagtagctgagctatcttgaGTGTGAAATAAATCTCAAAGAGCTTATGAGACCTGGCTCGAGGAGACCCATATTTCACACCCTCGCTTATCCATCAGGATCACTGGAGTTTGACCTCATTCTGCCCTCTGCAGGGAAGGTGGCACTGTTGGGCCAGCACCACCTGGGTCTGTGTGGGCTGCAGGAAGCCCTGAGCTCACCTGCTCGTTGTCCTTGACCACCTCTCCCTctggcaggctgctgctggacagCTCGTCCCACTGGCGCTTCACGGCGCGGTACAGGAACTCTTCCACCTCCCTCTCAGGGAGGATGTTTGGGTCCCAAAGCAGCTGATCTTCATTCTCATAGGCTAAcagaaaaagcactgaaataagATAATCAAACAGagaattctgctgctttttgagAAGTGGTCTGCACGGACATGCATGGGGGAGACACAGGAGGGAGGAAATCTTTCCTTGGTGCTCCAATTTGGCACTAGAGATGACAAACATCTCTCAAGGCACTGCATGTTCCCTCCTGATTTTGGAGGCAGATAAGCTCTTTATATCTCTTTTAGGGCCTTTGGCACAGGCTCAGCTTGCTTCCATTGTTTCAGAAAGGTTGGCTGACAAAGTTTTTGTTATCATATTTTCAAAGATTGCTGTTTTGATTAATTAATCCTGGCAAATAAAGACTGTTTTAGCTTTCTTGTCCAGAAGCTCAACAAGCTGGCACTCATACTGCACTCATTATTGGACACAATCTGCAAATCAAGGCACCTCTGTCTACTCTGCAGACATCCCAAAATCAGAAACAGATCACCTCCAGGGAGCACTGAATGACACTAACTCACTACTTAAGGAAGATGTCAGAATAAATCAGAGCACCCCCAGATGGGTGTTCCTTCTCTCTGGCTACAGCTGAGACCCCCTCCTGCAAACCTGTCACACCAACCCAGTTCTCAGTGAGCTTCACCAATGCTGtccctgtgttcccagcccTATTAACTCAGCCAGCAAATCTGAATGTCAGCACTGAAAGCTGCCAAGTCTGGAGATCCAGAGCAGGACTGGAGATCCAGAGCCCATGAGAAccccctgccagcagccctaCCCCCAAGCCAGGCACACAGAAGAGGCTGCCTTACCTTTTTGCCTGTGCCTGTTTAAACGGAGGATGGGAACAGTGGCCTGGTACTGAGGTCCAACCATGATCTCCTGAAATCCCAGGACAGAGAGGTGAGAAAATTGAAATGGGAACTGCTCCACACAGGCTGCACTTCATGATTTAGGGACTACACCACTACAAGGCTGATTTATTTACTGGTAGCCCCCTCTGTCACTGTTGTTTTTAGTGAACCCTGACTATTTTATAGGGTAACTAAGAAGATTTACTACCAACCAGATGATTCTGTGGGGACCTTCAGCATTTACACAGTTTTTATGTAAAGGATGTATGGCAAGCAGCTAAGGTTGGAAATAAAGCAATGCAGAGGTTCTCCTGCAACCTCCACAGCCAGGATGAATTTGGAAGCCTGCTCCACTCTTTAAAAAGATGGTTCCCCCTCAgtaaatcctgctgggaataCTGCACAGCATTGCACCTTTATAGGGCTACAGGCTGCAGATTTAATTTACTAAGGCAAAACAGACTTCCCTTATCTGACACAGAAGATAATTTCAAGATTGTATTAAAAACCCCTCTTGTAACCCACATCTGTCACTGCCACCCACAAAATGCAAGGCATCAAGAAGCCAGTTGTGGAAATAACACAGTGCTTTGGAGTCATGCATTTTTCCAATTCAAGAGTCCCCCTTCCCAATGCACTCAGGTCATTTACCTTCTTACACTCATTGGATGGGATGGAATCCACCTCTGAGTCCTCAGCCATGGAGGAAGCACATGGTGATGAACATGGCTCTTTGTCTTCATCAGCAAGGAAGTTGTTTGCTTTGTGGGAAAGCAAAAGATCTGTAGTTAGGAATTTTTTATTCTATTCCTTTGcgttccctctccttcccttcaTTTTCTGTCCTAAAGTCCCTTTCAACATGGTCTATAGTGACAACTTacctgtattttaattttctcactTTAAGTAAAAGAATTTGGACACTTGCCACATGGATGGCCAACTTGGGGAAGCTCAGACTCCTTAATATTGCAAGACAGCAGAAGAAATAACATCACTTCATGCAGAGTCCCTGTCATGTGCTTTGGCTTCCCACATATTCCAACATATAGGAACTGCCACAATACATCACTCCATTACTACTACTGAATTTATTCACTTGTAGAGATGTCAGATGAGGTACTGATCTTTCAGACTGCAATTACAGCAGGCAGCAAAACAATTCCCACTCTCTCTCAGTATTCTGAGAAAATTCTCCCCTCATCCCACTGCTCATCAACGTTCTGTCCTGTCCTACCCAAAGCCCGGTAACGCCTCTGCCATGCAGACAGTCCCTAGGAGGAAAAGTGGAAAATCTGATGTCAGGAGACTGACAAAATTAAGAGAAGCATTCTCACCCTCCCCTGCACATCATATGTAAAAGTGAACAGCAGCTACTTAGGAACTAGTGACACATAcagccaggctggtttgggaaTAAGTCCGATGCATCGTGGGACGTGACGGATGGAGTCAGATCGTCAGCTGAAGATTGtgtctcctcctcttcttcccctgAAAGCAAATCCTTCGCTATTTGTTCCTtttaacaacaacaagaaagtgaaaaatatttttaaattaaaaaaaaatataagagGGGGAGTGAGGCCTAGagtaaaagcattttttagCCAGCAGTGGCCACATCCACAGAGCTCCTCACCCTCCCACAGCTTGTCCAAAGACAGATTCTCTCTCACACTCCCACCACACCCAGACTATTTTCCCTAGAAGCACTTTAACAAGTGTCATGAGTGGCTTCCTATGGAAGTCAGACAGTATGAGCAAGCATCCCCTTCTGTAGAGCTCCACTCACTGCAAATATCTCAAAGATattctgaaggagaaaaaaagaaagaaaaacccaacccccctaaacccccccaCTTTCTACAGAGTTGAGCTAGAACAAGAGGAGCCGTGGCTTCACACAAATTTTGAAGATACAAACTCTCCCTGGCTCTTGACACACCCCATCATGTGCAAATACTTGTAACCAAAGCTCCATACAGAGTTTCTACATTTTGAAACAGATATCCTTTGTCCCTTCTCCTCTAAACACTTCACACTCCCGTTTCTGCACCTGGTGTTCCTCACTGGGACACCAGAACTAGGCAGGCCCCTCCCAACCCCTCTGAAATGGGGGGAACCTCAACCCCACGTGCAGAGAGCTGCTCTCACCTTATCCAGAGTCATGTCAGGGAGGTTGGGAGTGATGTCATTGCTCTCACTGTCCTGCTCCGAGATGGGATCTGATGCCTCATAGCCATACAGTGCGAGCAGCTCCTCAAATGGCatttcactgctctgagcaAGAGGAGGACAAAGCTGCATCAGGAAGAGAACAACCACAAGAGCACCACACCAGCTGGAACACAGACAGGCAGAGGCAGtcagggcagctcagctcctctgagggctctgagcagcctcagGTGACACTGTTGGGACCCACTGTGACCTGTCCCTCTCAAAGCCATGGAAAAGCCAGGAACTTTCACcccaaagcatttttaaaatacctttatCTTTTAGTCTAGATTTCAAACAGCTGAAAGATGCCAGACAGCACAATTGTATTtaagcagagggagcagcaaaTCCCTGTACCAGTCTTGTGCCTGGCCTGAAGAGACATTCCCTGTCACCAAGAACAGTTTGTGTTCCACTGAGGTCACCCTGGGACCACCCACAGCTGCAGTCAGGGCTTCACATAGCAAACAAGCAAATCCTCCAGGTaatttcccttccccttccctgctgcctttaCCTGAGAGGCACTGAAACTCTTCTCCAGTTCTTCTAAAGATTTCTGCTTCTCCTGAGTTTCatcttcctccctttcttccctcaCACCATAGTTCTGGGAAAGGATCTCTGCCAGGTTCAGTCGATGATCAGCTGAGCCCATTGACACAACTGCAGGGATCAGAAGGAGTTGGACACTAGCACCACCAGGGAAACACATCTTGAGATGCAACAAAGCCAGGGATGATCCCTTCTTGTGTGTGAGCAGACATGATAAGCCAGAGGAAGAGATTAGGCAGAACAGAGGGGAACAGAGATCACAACTGGCAGCAGTCACTTCACCAGCACAAAGGTTCTGGGCACATTTGAGTCCCACAACTTAATGTGAAGCTTTTCTGAGTATTTGTGTCTCACTCCTCACTGGATTCTCACAACATGTGTGCACACACTGCAGCCTTTCCTTCACCTGGGGGCATTTTTAGGGTAATCACCCCTTACTCAAGAATGGCCAAATATTCCTTTTTATCTCCTACTTTCATggatttccctttctcccttctccctccccatgAGATGCTTTTCTGGGATTGCTGCCAGTGCCATTGTACCTGTGTCCTTGGCCAGGGCCTTACCTGCCATGACCATGCTTGCAACAAGGATAAATCCTGTGAAATCTGGGAAGAGGTCTTGGGATACATCAATAAAAGAGAGGAAATAACGGGGGGAAAGGGTAATCTCCCCTTACTCAAAGAAATCTCCCCTTACTCAAGAATGGCCAAATGGACACCAGTAGGAGCTTTGGCTTCTTGAAGCCTTTCCTCCTCTGTCAAACAGCATGGGAATCAACCAACAGCCTGGGGAGGTGTTGCAAGGAGAAGGGAAGTGATCACAGAAACTTTGTTTCCTCTGGAAAGCAGACCAAGAGCCAGAGGGAGGTGAGGCTGGAGGTACCTGCAGCGCTCTGAAGGGCGGGCTCTCCTGGACATAGGCCACGGGCTGGGTATGGAACCACCCTGGGGCTCTGCCGGCCAACAGAGGCcttcaggaaagagaaaaacatggCTGAGACAGCTCTCCTTAAAACCACACCACCCCTCCACCCACCTCACCCCACCAGCAAATGTAATTCATTGAAATTCAAAGCAAAAGTTACCCAAAGCCCCAGAGGGCAGTGTAGAACTGTGCTGTTCTCATTGTGGGCACTGATCAGTTCTTCCTGCCCTCCTCACCTCCCCTCAGCCCATGTGTTTCTATTCCATCTATTTCACCTCCAGCACTCTGCTCACTACTTATCCCCCCACCAGTTTGAGATCTCAGACCTTTGTGGTTTACATCTTCACTTGAATGAAGGACCTGGAGCCTCAGCTGTTATCCTAAACACACACATTGTGTCTGAGCACAGCATTTTTAGGGACTGACCCTtcagggagcagccagccaCAACACCCTGGCTTCTCCCTGATGCCTCCACTGCACCCAGGAGcagagaaagagcagagaaGGAGCCTGGTAAGACCAGGAGTGGCACAGGTGAGGTGGG
The DNA window shown above is from Haemorhous mexicanus isolate bHaeMex1 chromosome 29, bHaeMex1.pri, whole genome shotgun sequence and carries:
- the MIER2 gene encoding mesoderm induction early response protein 2 isoform X2 — translated: MAEASVGRQSPRVVPYPARGLCPGEPALQSAAVVSMGSADHRLNLAEILSQNYGVREEREEDETQEKQKSLEELEKSFSASQLCPPLAQSSEMPFEELLALYGYEASDPISEQDSESNDITPNLPDMTLDKEQIAKDLLSGEEEEETQSSADDLTPSVTSHDASDLFPNQPGSNNFLADEDKEPCSSPCASSMAEDSEVDSIPSNECKKEIMVGPQYQATVPILRLNRHRQKAYENEDQLLWDPNILPEREVEEFLYRAVKRQWDELSSSSLPEGEVVKDNEQALYELVKCNFNAEEALRRLRFNVKVIRDELCAWSEEECRNFEHGFRVHGKNFHLIQANKVRTRSVGECVEYYYMWKKSERYDYFTQQTRLGRKKYVLHPGATCVEYSHTKISNINLPVKIPAAKHLRLTDCAFFSRRDFTDNDLDGVEVENTSRSRSSPPIPSAAGCLDAHFGQDQIAIESTEPLSVESTACSLGSISESGQGYECSTPSETNCSFDPSEETPSGAVPVPCPRHSVTPSEPELFALPPAAPGLVEKQETLQNSGETITMDFTLPADINEGLPLIAGPVDLDRDPEAVVAPAQVSLSVTDFGLIGIGDVNTFLTAHQACPAPVARSEPLSQ
- the MIER2 gene encoding mesoderm induction early response protein 2 isoform X6, which gives rise to MAEASVGRQSPRVVPYPARGLCPGEPALQSAAVVSMGSADHRLNLAEILSQNYGVREEREEDETQEKQKSLEELEKSFSASQLCPPLAQSSEMPFEELLALYGYEASDPISEQDSESNDITPNLPDMTLDKEQIAKDLLSGEEEEETQSSADDLTPSVTSHDASDLFPNQPGSNNFLADEDKEPCSSPCASSMAEDSEVDSIPSNECKKEIMVGPQYQATVPILRLNRHRQKVLFLLAYENEDQLLWDPNILPEREVEEFLYRAVKRQWDELSSSSLPEGEVVKDNEQALYELVKCNFNAEEALRRLRFNVKVIRDELCAWSEEECRNFEHGFRVHGKNFHLIQANKVRTRSVGECVEYYYMWKKSERYDYFTQQTRLGRKKDFTDNDLDGVEVENTSRSRSSPPIPSAAGCLDAHFGQDQIAIESTEPLSVESTACSLGSISESGQGYECSTPSETNCSFDPSEETPSGAVPVPCPRHSVTPSEPELFALPPAAPGLVEKQETLQNSGETITMDFTLPADINEGLPLIAGPVDLDRDPEAVVAPAQVSLSVTDFGLIGIGDVNTFLTAHQACPAPVARSEPLSQ
- the MIER2 gene encoding mesoderm induction early response protein 2 isoform X9; translated protein: MPFEELLALYGYEASDPISEQDSESNDITPNLPDMTLDKEQIAKDLLSGEEEEETQSSADDLTPSVTSHDASDLFPNQPGSNNFLADEDKEPCSSPCASSMAEDSEVDSIPSNECKKEIMVGPQYQATVPILRLNRHRQKVLFLLAYENEDQLLWDPNILPEREVEEFLYRAVKRQWDELSSSSLPEGEVVKDNEQALYELVKCNFNAEEALRRLRFNVKVIRDELCAWSEEECRNFEHGFRVHGKNFHLIQANKVRTRSVGECVEYYYMWKKSERYDYFTQQTRLGRKKYVLHPGATCVEYSHTKISNINLPVKIPAAKHLRLTDCAFFSRRDFTDNDLDGVEVENTSRSRSSPPIPSAAGCLDAHFGQDQIAIESTEPLSVESTACSLGSISESGQGYECSTPSETNCSFDPSEETPSGAVPVPCPRHSVTPSEPELFALPPAAPGLVEKQETLQNSGETITMDFTLPADINEGLPLIAGPVDLDRDPEAVVAPAQVSLSVTDFGLIGIGDVNTFLTAHQACPAPVARSEPLSQ
- the MIER2 gene encoding mesoderm induction early response protein 2 isoform X4 — translated: MAEASVGRQSPRVVPYPARGLCPGEPALQSAAVVSMGSADHRLNLAEILSQNYGVREEREEDETQEKQKSLEELEKSFSASQSSEMPFEELLALYGYEASDPISEQDSESNDITPNLPDMTLDKEQIAKDLLSGEEEEETQSSADDLTPSVTSHDASDLFPNQPGSNNFLADEDKEPCSSPCASSMAEDSEVDSIPSNECKKEIMVGPQYQATVPILRLNRHRQKAYENEDQLLWDPNILPEREVEEFLYRAVKRQWDELSSSSLPEGEVVKDNEQALYELVKCNFNAEEALRRLRFNVKVIRDELCAWSEEECRNFEHGFRVHGKNFHLIQANKVRTRSVGECVEYYYMWKKSERYDYFTQQTRLGRKKYVLHPGATCVEYSHTKISNINLPVKIPAAKHLRLTDCAFFSRRDFTDNDLDGVEVENTSRSRSSPPIPSAAGCLDAHFGQDQIAIESTEPLSVESTACSLGSISESGQGYECSTPSETNCSFDPSEETPSGAVPVPCPRHSVTPSEPELFALPPAAPGLVEKQETLQNSGETITMDFTLPADINEGLPLIAGPVDLDRDPEAVVAPAQVSLSVTDFGLIGIGDVNTFLTAHQACPAPVARSEPLSQ
- the MIER2 gene encoding mesoderm induction early response protein 2 isoform X5 codes for the protein MAEASVGRQSPRVVPYPARGLCPGEPALQSAAVVSMGSADHRLNLAEILSQNYGVREEREEDETQEKQKSLEELEKSFSASQLCPPLAQSSEMPFEELLALYGYEASDPISEQDSESNDITPNLPDMTLDKEQIAKDLLSGEEEEETQSSADDLTPSVTSHDASDLFPNQPGSNNFLADEDKEPCSSPCASSMAEDSEVDSIPSNECKKEIMVGPQYQATVPILRLNRHRQKAYENEDQLLWDPNILPEREVEEFLYRAVKRQWDELSSSSLPEGEVVKDNEQALYELVKCNFNAEEALRRLRFNVKVIRDELCAWSEEECRNFEHGFRVHGKNFHLIQANKVRTRSVGECVEYYYMWKKSERYDYFTQQTRLGRKKYVLHPGATDFTDNDLDGVEVENTSRSRSSPPIPSAAGCLDAHFGQDQIAIESTEPLSVESTACSLGSISESGQGYECSTPSETNCSFDPSEETPSGAVPVPCPRHSVTPSEPELFALPPAAPGLVEKQETLQNSGETITMDFTLPADINEGLPLIAGPVDLDRDPEAVVAPAQVSLSVTDFGLIGIGDVNTFLTAHQACPAPVARSEPLSQ
- the MIER2 gene encoding mesoderm induction early response protein 2 isoform X3, coding for MAEASVGRQSPRVVPYPARGLCPGEPALQSAAVVSMGSADHRLNLAEILSQNYGVREEREEDETQEKQKSLEELEKSFSASQSSEMPFEELLALYGYEASDPISEQDSESNDITPNLPDMTLDKEQIAKDLLSGEEEEETQSSADDLTPSVTSHDASDLFPNQPGSNNFLADEDKEPCSSPCASSMAEDSEVDSIPSNECKKEIMVGPQYQATVPILRLNRHRQKVLFLLAYENEDQLLWDPNILPEREVEEFLYRAVKRQWDELSSSSLPEGEVVKDNEQALYELVKCNFNAEEALRRLRFNVKVIRDELCAWSEEECRNFEHGFRVHGKNFHLIQANKVRTRSVGECVEYYYMWKKSERYDYFTQQTRLGRKKYVLHPGATCVEYSHTKISNINLPVKIPAAKHLRLTDCAFFSRRDFTDNDLDGVEVENTSRSRSSPPIPSAAGCLDAHFGQDQIAIESTEPLSVESTACSLGSISESGQGYECSTPSETNCSFDPSEETPSGAVPVPCPRHSVTPSEPELFALPPAAPGLVEKQETLQNSGETITMDFTLPADINEGLPLIAGPVDLDRDPEAVVAPAQVSLSVTDFGLIGIGDVNTFLTAHQACPAPVARSEPLSQ
- the MIER2 gene encoding mesoderm induction early response protein 2 isoform X7, with protein sequence MAEASVGRQSPRVVPYPARGLCPGEPALQSAAVVSMGSADHRLNLAEILSQNYGVREEREEDETQEKQKSLEELEKSFSASQSSEMPFEELLALYGYEASDPISEQDSESNDITPNLPDMTLDKEQIAKDLLSGEEEEETQSSADDLTPSVTSHDASDLFPNQPGSNNFLADEDKEPCSSPCASSMAEDSEVDSIPSNECKKEIMVGPQYQATVPILRLNRHRQKAYENEDQLLWDPNILPEREVEEFLYRAVKRQWDELSSSSLPEGEVVKDNEQALYELVKCNFNAEEALRRLRFNVKVIRDELCAWSEEECRNFEHGFRVHGKNFHLIQANKVRTRSVGECVEYYYMWKKSERYDYFTQQTRLGRKKYVLHPGATDFTDNDLDGVEVENTSRSRSSPPIPSAAGCLDAHFGQDQIAIESTEPLSVESTACSLGSISESGQGYECSTPSETNCSFDPSEETPSGAVPVPCPRHSVTPSEPELFALPPAAPGLVEKQETLQNSGETITMDFTLPADINEGLPLIAGPVDLDRDPEAVVAPAQVSLSVTDFGLIGIGDVNTFLTAHQACPAPVARSEPLSQ
- the MIER2 gene encoding mesoderm induction early response protein 2 isoform X8, translating into MQLCPPLAQSSEMPFEELLALYGYEASDPISEQDSESNDITPNLPDMTLDKEQIAKDLLSGEEEEETQSSADDLTPSVTSHDASDLFPNQPGSNNFLADEDKEPCSSPCASSMAEDSEVDSIPSNECKKEIMVGPQYQATVPILRLNRHRQKVLFLLAYENEDQLLWDPNILPEREVEEFLYRAVKRQWDELSSSSLPEGEVVKDNEQALYELVKCNFNAEEALRRLRFNVKVIRDELCAWSEEECRNFEHGFRVHGKNFHLIQANKVRTRSVGECVEYYYMWKKSERYDYFTQQTRLGRKKYVLHPGATCVEYSHTKISNINLPVKIPAAKHLRLTDCAFFSRRDFTDNDLDGVEVENTSRSRSSPPIPSAAGCLDAHFGQDQIAIESTEPLSVESTACSLGSISESGQGYECSTPSETNCSFDPSEETPSGAVPVPCPRHSVTPSEPELFALPPAAPGLVEKQETLQNSGETITMDFTLPADINEGLPLIAGPVDLDRDPEAVVAPAQVSLSVTDFGLIGIGDVNTFLTAHQACPAPVARSEPLSQ
- the MIER2 gene encoding mesoderm induction early response protein 2 isoform X1, which translates into the protein MAEASVGRQSPRVVPYPARGLCPGEPALQSAAVVSMGSADHRLNLAEILSQNYGVREEREEDETQEKQKSLEELEKSFSASQLCPPLAQSSEMPFEELLALYGYEASDPISEQDSESNDITPNLPDMTLDKEQIAKDLLSGEEEEETQSSADDLTPSVTSHDASDLFPNQPGSNNFLADEDKEPCSSPCASSMAEDSEVDSIPSNECKKEIMVGPQYQATVPILRLNRHRQKVLFLLAYENEDQLLWDPNILPEREVEEFLYRAVKRQWDELSSSSLPEGEVVKDNEQALYELVKCNFNAEEALRRLRFNVKVIRDELCAWSEEECRNFEHGFRVHGKNFHLIQANKVRTRSVGECVEYYYMWKKSERYDYFTQQTRLGRKKYVLHPGATCVEYSHTKISNINLPVKIPAAKHLRLTDCAFFSRRDFTDNDLDGVEVENTSRSRSSPPIPSAAGCLDAHFGQDQIAIESTEPLSVESTACSLGSISESGQGYECSTPSETNCSFDPSEETPSGAVPVPCPRHSVTPSEPELFALPPAAPGLVEKQETLQNSGETITMDFTLPADINEGLPLIAGPVDLDRDPEAVVAPAQVSLSVTDFGLIGIGDVNTFLTAHQACPAPVARSEPLSQ